One window from the genome of Pseudomonadota bacterium encodes:
- a CDS encoding HD domain-containing protein, translating into MFNEKQKLTEIINLGLEVTQVRDIDLLLEHILTKARGFVNADAGSIYIKEDNRLKFRYTQNDTLQKRLPPGKKLIYSTFSIPINNRSIAGYVASTGEMLNMSDAYELPEGIPYYFDKSYDRISKYRTQSMLTFPLRNNRGEIIGVLQLINAKDKMNNIIGFSKEDEPLVMHIANNAAIAIERAQMTRTIILRMIKMAELRDPKETGAHVNRVASYAVEIYDAWATQRSIPQDQIEKNKDVLRMAAILHDVGKVAISDTILRKPGKLDSDEYEIIKQHTYLGARLFTDARSDFDEAAFIVALNHHERWDSNGYPGHINYSTGKPIPGYETSNGKASGKKGEEIPPFGRVVAIADVYDALSSQRVYKEAWDEAKILETFEKEKGKQFDPEMIDVFFSILDVIRSISERYPEE; encoded by the coding sequence ATGTTTAACGAGAAACAAAAACTAACCGAGATTATCAATTTAGGACTTGAAGTTACCCAGGTCAGGGATATCGACTTACTACTTGAACATATACTCACAAAAGCCAGGGGTTTTGTTAATGCTGATGCCGGCTCTATATATATAAAAGAAGATAACAGGCTGAAGTTTAGGTATACACAGAACGACACCCTTCAGAAAAGGTTGCCACCTGGTAAAAAATTGATATATTCTACATTTTCAATACCTATAAATAACCGGTCAATTGCAGGCTACGTTGCCAGTACAGGAGAAATGCTTAACATGTCCGATGCCTATGAACTCCCGGAAGGTATCCCTTACTACTTCGACAAATCGTATGACCGTATATCCAAATATCGTACACAATCTATGCTGACCTTTCCCCTTAGAAATAACCGAGGGGAAATCATCGGAGTGTTACAGCTGATCAATGCGAAAGATAAAATGAATAATATCATAGGATTTTCCAAAGAGGACGAGCCTCTCGTCATGCATATTGCAAATAATGCTGCCATTGCCATTGAAAGGGCACAGATGACAAGAACTATTATTCTCCGTATGATAAAGATGGCAGAGTTGAGAGATCCAAAAGAAACTGGTGCGCATGTTAACCGTGTGGCCTCATATGCTGTTGAAATCTACGATGCATGGGCAACTCAAAGAAGCATCCCACAGGATCAGATAGAAAAAAACAAGGATGTTCTGAGAATGGCTGCGATTCTCCATGATGTGGGCAAGGTTGCGATTTCAGATACGATCTTAAGAAAACCTGGGAAACTTGACAGTGATGAGTACGAGATTATAAAACAGCATACCTACCTCGGGGCAAGACTATTTACCGATGCCCGTTCAGACTTTGATGAGGCAGCCTTTATTGTAGCATTAAACCACCATGAACGATGGGATAGCAACGGCTATCCGGGTCATATTAACTATTCCACCGGGAAACCGATCCCTGGATATGAAACCTCAAATGGAAAGGCAAGTGGAAAAAAAGGAGAAGAAATCCCGCCATTTGGGCGGGTAGTTGCTATTGCCGATGTATACGACGCCTTATCTTCTCAAAGGGTATATAAAGAAGCCTGGGATGAAGCAAAAATTCTCGAAACTTTTGAAAAGGAAAAGGGTAAACAGTTTGACCCCGAGATGATAGATGTCTTTTTTTCCATTCTTGATGTTATCCGTAGTATCTCTGAAAGGTATCCCGAAGAATAA